The Sinomonas sp. P10A9 genome contains the following window.
GGCGGCCGTGGGCCTCGACGGGTCCGAGAGCACGCTGTTCCGGCGCCTCCTCGGCTGGAGCCTCGGCCTCCTCGTGGTTCTCACGGCCCTCGTCCTCCTCCAGACCGGCGTCCTGTCCTGGATGGTCCCGTGACCGGCCGCGCCGTCGCCCCCTACGATCACCACAACACCCGAGAAGGCATCCATGACGCTCAACATCGAGGCCACCGAAGAAGCCATGCGCACTGACACCCGCGCGTTCGCCGCGCACCCCCGAGCCAGCTTCGACCCCGCCGCGCGGGCCGCCGCGGCCACCGACCGTTCCGGCTACGAGCCACCCACCCTGCCGGACGCCGTCGTCCACGCCGAGTCCGTCGACGACGTGGTCCAGGCCCTCGAGCTGGCCCACGCGCACCAGCTGCCGGTGGTGCCCAGGGGCGCAGGCACGGGGCTCGCGGGCGGCGCGAGCGCCGAAGCCGGCGAGGTCGTGCTGGACGTCTCGCGCATGAACCGCATCCTGAGCATCGATCCCGTGGAGATGGTCGCGGTGGTCGAGCCGGGCGTCCTCAACGCCGAGGTCAACGCCGCGGCGGCCGAGTTCGGCCTCTTCTACGCGCCGGACCCGGCGAGCACGGCGATCTGCTCGATCGGCGGCAACATCGCGACGAACGCGGGCGGCATGTGGTGCGCCAAGTACGGCGTGACGCGCGAGTCGGTGCTCGGCCTGCGGGTAGTCCTCGCCGACGGACGCATCCTCCGCACCGGCCGCTCCACCATCAAGGGCGTCACTGGCTACGACCTCAACGCGCTCTTCATCGGCTCCGAAGGGACCCTCGGCGTGGTGGTCGAGGCGACGCTGCGGCTGCGGCCGCGTCCGGTGCGCACCGAGACCCTCGCGGCCTACTTCCCCGACGTCGAGGCGGCAGGCCGGGCAGCGTCGGCGATCACGGCGGCGAGGATCCAGCCCTCGATCCTCGAGCTCATGGACGGCCCGACGCTGGACGCCGTGGACCGGGCCGAGGGCACTGGGCACCGCGCACTCGGCGGAGCCTTCCTCCTCGCCCAGACAGACGGCTACGGGGCCCACCTCGAACTCGACGCGATCGCCGAGGCCATCGGCCCCTATGCGTCGTCCCTCCACCGGGCCGCCGATGCGGCGGAGGCCGAAGCGCTCGTCAAGGCGCGGCGCGACGCTATCCCCTCGCTCGAGAAGCTCGGGCGCGTCTCCATCGGGGACATCGCCGTCCCGCGGAACCGTCTCGCCGAGGCTTTCGCGGGGCTCGAGGAGATTGCAGCCCGGACCGGGACGAGGATCTTCAGCGTCGCGCACGCGGCGGACGGCAACCTGCACCCGATGATCGTGGTCGACCCGGCGGAGTCCATCACCTCGGGCCCGGCCAAGGCCGCCCTCGGCGACATGTTCCACCTGGCCCGCAGGCTCGGCGGGACCCTCACGGGCGAGCACGGTGTGGGCGTGCTCAAGCGTGAATGGGTGGGCGAGGAGCTCGGAGAGACCTCCCGCACGCTCCAGCAGGCGATCAAGGGTGCCCTCGACCCCGCGGGCACCCTGAACCCGGGCAAGGCCATCTGATCCGGGCGCACGACGGCGGGTGCGCCCCCGCCGTCGTGCGCGGGCTTGCCCCGGGGATTGGCGATGCCTTACAGTGGAAATACCCCTAGGGGTATCCAGAACTTCCACGGCAAGGAGAATCCTATGTGCAGCCCCATCACGTGCTCGACGTGCGGCAAGGTGACCTGGACTGGCTGCGGCCAGCACGTTGACCAGGTCTTCGCGAACGTCCCCGAGGACCGCCGCTGCCCCGGCCATGACTCGGGTTCGGGCTCTAGCGCGAGCGTCATCAACAAGCTGCTCTCCTTCCGCTGACGGTGGCTGAGACGCGTTCGCCAAGCGGCGTGCAGGGCGCTCGGGGTGCGGAGGCGGCGTCGTCCGTCTTCGCCCCCGAGCCCATCCTGACGCTCTCGGACCAGACAGCGGTGCCCCTCGGCGGCCGCTGGTCCGTCCTGCGGACATGGACGCGTACCCGCCGGGGTATCGCGGCGACAGTGGCCGTCCTCGCGGCGGCCGCTCTCGTCTTTGCCAACGGAGCATTCGACGGCGCAGCCCTCCCGGGCGCGCTCTGGACGGGTCTGCTCGTCCTCGCCGGCTCCGCGGCCATGGGGCTGCTCATCGGCAGCTTCGTCAGCGCCCCGATCGGGGCGGAGGCGACCATGTGCGATCTCCGGGGTCCGCTGTTCGGCATGATGGGCCTCCTGCTCGCCACGACCCAGGGGCAGCAGAGCACGATCGTGCAGATGTTCGCGGGCCTGTCCCTCGATACCATCCGGTTCGTGGTCCAGCCTGTGGTGGGCGTCGCCGCCGTCGCCCTCATGGCCACGGCACTCTCCGGGCGCCTCAGGCTCGAACGGGACGCCCTCGCGGACCCGGAGAACGCCGAGGCCTGCGCCACCTGCGTCCCGCTCGTTCCGCGGCGCCGCGCCTGAGACAGACGCCGCATCAGGGCACGCCGTCGTCATCGCCGCGACGGCGTGCCCTGATGCGGCGTTTCGGACTCAGAGGGCCTTGACCGCGGTGAGGACCTTGGCGAGCGAATCCTTCGCATCGCCGAACAGCAGCGTGGTCTGCGGCTCGTAGAGGAGCTCGTTCTCGATGCCAGCGAACCCCGGCCGCATGGACCGCTTGAGGAACACGACCTGCCGCGCATCCCCGACCTCGAGGATCGGCATGCCGTAGATCGGCGAGCCGGGCGTGGACTTCGCGGCGGGGTTCACGACGTCGTTCGCGCCCACCACGAGCGCGACGTCCGTCTGCCTGAACTCGCCGTTGATCTCGCTCATCTCCTTCAGCGACTCGTACGGCACGTTCGCCTCGGCGAGGAGAACGTTCATATGCCCCGGCATGCGTCCGGCAACGGGGTGGATCGCGAACTCGACGTCGATCCCGCGCGCCTCGAGCGCCTGCGCCAGCTCGGCAGCGGTGTGCTGGCCCTGGGCCACGGCGAGCCCGTACCCGGGCACGATGATGACCTTCTGCGCATATCCAAGGAGGACGGCCACGTCCTCGGCGTTCGACGAGCGCACGGGACGGTCCGAGACCGCGGTGGAGCCTGCCGTCGAGCCTCCCTGGAAGGCACCGAACATGATGTGGGTGACGCTGCGGCCCATGGCCGCGGCCATGAGCCGGGTGAGGATCGTGCCGGAGGCGCCCACGAGCGTGCCCGCGACCACGAGCAGGACATTGCCGAGCACCAGCCCACTGGCCGCAACGGCGATGCCGGTGAACGCGTTGAGCAGCGAGATGACGATCGGCACGTCCGCCCCGCCCACGGGCAGCACCAGCAGGACGCCGGCCACGAGGCCGAGCGCAAGGAGCACGACGGCGAGCGTGACCGACGTGTCCGAGAGGGGCACGGCCACCACCGCCCCAGCCGCGATGAGTGCTGCCAGGAGCACGGCCCCCATGAGGAAAGGCAGACCGAGGAACGTGACCGGCCGCGTGGTCATGAGCTCCTGGAGCTTTGCGAAGGTCACCGCCGAGCCCGCGAACGAGACGGCGCCGATCAGCAGGGTGAAGACGATCGCGAGCCGTATCCAGCCGCCGTCCGGACCGCCCGCGTGCGGCAGCTCAAGCAGCGCCACGAGCGCGGCCGCGCCGCCGCCCACGCCGTTGAACAGCGCGACGAGCTGCGGCATCTGCGTCATCTTGACCCGCCGGGCCACGGGCGCCGCGATCGCCGCACCCACCGCGATCGCCGCGAGGATCCAGGGGATGTTCTCGAGTCGGCTCGAGAGGAACACAGTCACGAGCGCGACGACGGCGCCGAGGGCCCCGACCGCGTTCCCGCGGCGGGCGTGCTTGGGCGAGGACAGCCCCTTGAGCGCGAGGATGAAGCACACGGCGGCGACGAGATAGAGCAGTGCCGTCCAGGTCGGGTCGATGACGGCCGAGGCGGTCACTTGGTGCCCTCCCCGCCCTCGCCGCGGGCTGCCGTTCCGCGAGCGGCAGGCCTGCGTCCCCTGAACATCTCGAGCATGCGGTCCGTCACGACGAACCCGCCCACGAGGTTCGCGGTCGCGAGCACGACGGCGAGCAGCGCCACCGCGAGCACCCATCCGTCCTCCGCCTGGCCCGCCACCACGATCGCGCCCACGAGGATGATCCCGTGGATCGCGTTCGCGCCCGACATGAGCGGCGTGTGCAGGATGCTGGACACCTTCGAGACCACTTCGAAGCCCACGAACACCGCGAAGACGAGGATCGTGAGCACCTCCACGCCGCCCATCAGCCCACTCCTTCCTCGGTGTCCTCGGTGTCTTCGCTCTCCCGGGGCACAGCCCGTGCGGTGGCGAGCGCCGCGAGCGCTTCAGCCGTCGGCGCGTGCCACACCTCGCCGTCGTGCGTGAGGCACGCCCCGGCAACCACCTCGTCGTCGAAGTCCGGGAGCACCTCGCCGTCTGCCCGCGGAACGAGCAGCGCAATGAAATTCGCGACGTTCTTCGCGTACAGGCGCGACGCGTCGGCGGCCATCGCCGACGCGGCGTCCTTGAGCCCGACGACGGTGACCTCGCCGGCGCCGTCGGCCGTCGCCACCGCGACGTCCTCGCCGGGGAGCGAGCCCTCGACGTTGCCGCCCGATTCCGCCGCCATGTCCACGACCACCGAGCCGGACTTCATCCCCGCGACCATCCCCCGCGTGACGAGGAGCGGCGCACGGCGGCCCGGCACGGCAGCCGTGGTGATGAGCACGTCCGCGTCCGCGACGTGCGGGGCGAGCAGCTCGCGCTGGAGCGCCCCCCTGTCCGCGGTGAGCTCCCTCGCATAGCCGCCGGAGGCCTCGGCGCCCTCGAGGTCGAGCCGGATGAACGTGCCGCCCATCGATGCGACCTCGTCCGCGGAGGCCGGGCGGATGTCATTGGCCGAGACCCGCGCGCCGAGGCGCTTGGCGGTGCCGATGGCCTGCAGGCCCGCCACCCCGGCCCCGAGCACGAGCACCTTGGCCGGGGGGATCGTGCCTGCGGCCGTCATGTACAGGGGGAAGAAGCGGGGGAAGCGGATCGCCGCCTCGAGCACGCACCGGTACCCGGTCACGAGCGCCTGAGACGTGAGCGCGTCCATCGACTGCGCGCGTGAGATGCGGGGCACGAGCTCGAGCGCAAAGGCCGTGATCCGTGCATCCGTCAGGGCGCGAACGGTGGGCAGCTCGGTCGACGGCGAGGCGAGGCCAACGGTCATGGCGCCCGATGGCAGCCCCGCAGCCGTCACGGGATGGAGGGGCCTCACGTGGGCGAGGAGATCGATGCCCCTCAGGTCCAGGGCTGCCACGACCTCGGCGCCCGCCTCGGCGTACTCGGCGTCGGCATGTCCGGCCGAGGCGCCGGCCCCGGACTCGATGGCGACGTCGAGACCGAGCCCCGCCAGCTGCCGGACCGACTCCGGAGTCGCGGCCACGCGCTTCTCCCCCACGAGCCGCTCCCTCGGGATGCCCACCCTCACGCGCATGCCTCCGCTCCGCGGCACACTGCTGGCCGCCTGAGCCCGAGTCTATGTGGCCTGCGTCTCGCTGTCCCGGACCACGCTCGCGGCGTGGAGCGGCGTCATGCGCGAAGGGACATCATGCGTGCGCCCAAGGCGTCGATCCGGGGGCCGAACCGCTCCTCGAGTCCGGCAAGGCGCACGTACGCCTCGAAGGCGGCCAGGAGCAGGGCCGCTATCTGTGCGTCGAACACGGACTCCCGCGTCTGGGGCAGCAGGCGCAGGAGCCAGCCATGGCGGTCTGCAGACTGCTCGAGATAGGGCGCCGCGCTCTCGAGCGTGGGGTGGGATTCCCTGAGCGCCTTCTCCCAGAGGCCGTACAGTCCGGCCTCGCCGTCGGGGAGCCCGAGCGCGACCCAGCGTAGGCGGTTGAGGTCGCCCGCGCGCTCGCCCCGGCCCGCCACGGCGTCGTCGTCCTGCAGTTCGCCGAGCTTCCGTAGCTCACTCTCGGATAGGGCCCACGGCGCCCCGGCCGGGCCGCCTCCCCCGGGTGCCTCTTCCCCGTCCGCGGACAGCAGCACCCCAACGGCCTCCCGCCGCTCGTGCCGCGCGGCCCACAGCAGACGGACTGCGTGCTCCATGACCGAGCAGGCCAGCGGGGCCGCCTCGACGCCGAACCCGAGCCGATCGAGGCCGAGGACCGCCTGGGCGGACCGCTTGGTGCGCATGAGCCACCCCCAGGCGACGGCGACCGCACGGGCGTCGTCGACCTCCTCACGGGAGCCGTCCTCAATCCAAGGGGACGGAACCGGGAGGGGGTGGTCGATCAGGGCGACCAGATCGTCCAGAGCGTGGCTCCAACTGTCAGCAGAGGCGTTCTCAGGCATGCACCCAGTGTGCATCCGGCCGGATCAGGCTGGCGAGGTCCATCGGCACTGGTCCGCAGGCGGGCACGGCCATCACGCTGGACGGGCGGAGAACTCGAGCCGCTTCACGCGGCCCATGATCGCGTAGCCCACGAGGGCCACGGCACCGTGGGCCCCGACGAACCAGAGCGCGATGTCGAACGAGCCGGTCGCAGAGATCGCGAAGCCGATGACGATCGGGGTCACGATGCCCGCGATGTTGCCGATCGCATTCATGATTGAGCCCGAAACACTGTTGGCCTCCTTCGGCGCCATGTCGGTCGCGAACGCCCAGCCGAGCGCGGCGACGCCCTTTCCGAAGAAGGCGAGCGTCATGAGCGCGACGATGAGTGGCGTGCTGTCGGTGAACGGACAGATGCAGATGAGCATCGCGAGGAGCATGCCGACCACCGACGGGATCTTGCGCGCGGCCGTGAGCGAGACGCCTCGGCGGAGCATGAGATCGGAGACGAACCCGCCGAGCATGCCCCCGAGGAAGCCCGCGAGCGCGGGGATCGCTGCGATGAAGCCGGCCTGGAGGATGTTGAGGTGCCGGGCGCTCACCAGATAGATCGGGAACCAGGTGGTGAAGAAGTACGTCAGGGCGTTGACGGCATACTGGGCCACATAGAGCCCCCAGAACATGCGGCTCGTGAAGAGCTGCCCGAACTGATGGCGTGTGAGCGTCGACCGGCTCGCTGCGAGGCTCTTCTTCTCGTCGAGGTCCACGAGCCCGCCACCCTCGCGGATGGCCTCGATCTCCGACGGCGAGACGCGTCGGTGCTTGGAGGGCACGTCCATCCAGCGGAACCAGACCAGTCCGAGGACCACGCCCGCGATGCCGAGCGCGAAGAAGCCCCAGCGCCAGCCGAACTGGAACGTCATCCAACCCATGATGGGCGCGAACATCGCGGTCGCGAGGTACTGGGCTGAGTTGAACACCGCCGTCGCCTGCCCGCGTTCGCGGGTGGGGAACCACATCGTCGTGATCCGCGCGTTGGCGGGGAACGCCGGCGCCTCGACGATGCCGAGGACCAGCCGCAGCGCGAACAGGACACCCACCGTGACGAGCACCGGCGTCGACACGAGGCCCACGAACCCGACCACGAGCGTTGCCGCAGACCAGAGCACGAGGCTCCAGCCGTACATCCGCTTCGCCCCGAACCGGTCGAGCAGATAGCCGCCCGGCAGCTGGCCGACCACATATGCCCAGCTGAAAGCAGAGAAGATGAATCCGAGTTGAACCGGGGTAATTCCCAGGGATTTGGTCATATCCGCCCCGGCAATCGACATGTTGCTGCGGTCGGCGTAATTGATCACGGTGATGATGAAAATGAGCCCGAGGACAAGGAATCGGGTATGGGACTTCACCCGGAGGGTCCGCGGCGCCGCGGGCCCTCCCTGGGTCTCGACGGTGGTCTCTGGCACGGGTGCTTCCTTTGCTCATGCCGTTCTCCGATGAACAGCGCGGTCTCGTCCCGACAGACTAGGGAGCCCGCAAGGCGGGAGTCCAAGTCGATTTGAGCATCTGCCGATACCGAAAGAGTATGAGGAAGAATTCTTGTATGACAAGTTTAGGACTTGTACGATGTGGACCTCAGGACATCCCACCGTCGCGAAGGAGCGCAAACCATGACCCTTACCGCCGCAGACTCCCCCGGATTCGCCAACCCCCTCGCTGCCCTCTCGGGAGGGGAGGCGACCCTTGATGCGATCCGGCACGTCAGGCTGTCCTCACTGACGCTCCCGCTGGCCACCCCGATCAGCGACGCCAAGGTGCTCACCGGCAGGCAGAAGCCAATGACCGAGATCGTGTTCCTGTTCGCTGAGATGATCACGGAGCAGGGGCACAGTGGTGTCGGTTTCAGCTACTCGAAGCGTGCAGGCGGGACCGCCCAGTATGCCCATGCCAGGGAGATCGCCGAGAACCTCATCGGTGAGGATCCGAACGACATCGGACGCATCTACGAGAAGCTCCTGTGGGCCGGCGCCTCGGTGGGCCGCAGCGGCGTCGCGACTCAGGCGATCGCAGCTCTCGACATCGCCCTGTATGACCTCAAGGCGAAGCGCGCCGGCCTCCCCCTTGCCAAGCTCCTCGGCGGCTACCGCGACTCCGTGCGGACGTACAACACGTCAGGGGGCTTCCTTCAGGCGCCGATCGAGGAGGTCAAGGAGCGAGCCTCCCGGTCCCTCGCCGAGGGGATCGGCGGGATCAAGATCAAGGTAGGCCACCCGGACCACCGGGTTGACCTGGCCCGCGTGACCGCCGTGCGCGAGCACCTCGGCCCGGGCGTTCCGCTCATGGTCGACGCCAACCAGCAGTGGGACAGGGCGGCGGCCATCCGCATGGGGCGCGCGTTCGAGGAATTCGACCTCACCTGGATCGAGGAGCCGCTGGATGCCTATGACGCCGCCGGCCACGCCCAGCTCGCAGCCTCGCTGGACACGCCGATCGCCACCGGCGAGATGCTCTCGAGCGTCGCGGAGCACCTCGCCCTCATCGAGCACCGCTCTGTGGACATCATCCAGCCGGATGCTCCCCGGATCGGTGGCATCACACCGTTCCTCCGCCTCGCAGCCCTGGCAGACCAGGCCGGACTCCAGCTCGCACCGCACTTCGCGATGGAGATCCACCTGCATCTCGCCGCCGCCTACCCAAGGGAGCCATGGGTCGAGCACTTCGAGTGGCTCAATCCGCTGTTCAACGAGCGCCTCGAAACACGCGCTGGCCGCATGATTGTCCCCTCCCGGCCCGGCCTCGGCTTCACGCTCAGCGATCAGGCCCGCGCCTGGACCACAGACACCGTCGAGTTCGGCGTCAAGTAGCCTCGGAACAGCGCACCGGGCGCGAACCGCCGTCCACCCATCCCCTCAGGAGACCACCCATGTCCCCCGACTCCCCACGGCGCCCCTTGGGTGCAAGCCTCACGGACGGCGTCGTCGATCGCCTGACCGGCCGGATCGTGGACGGCGGGTTCGCCCCGGGAGACAAGCTCCCGTCCGAGGGCGAGCTTATGGAGCAGTTCGCCGTGAGCCGGACAGTGGTGCGCGAGGCGCTCTCCCGCCTCCAGGCGGCGGGGCTCGTCGAGACCTACCGCGGGCGGGGAACCTTCGTCCTCGCCCGACCGAGCGAAGAGGTCTTCTCGATCGAGGCCGGCTCGGTCCGCACCGTGCCCGAGCGGCTCGAGCTGCTCGACTTCCGCATCGCGGTCGAGGTCGAGGCCGCGAGTCTCGCCGCCCAGCGGCGCACCCCCGAACAGCTCGACGCGATCGCCCGCGCCCTCGACCTGTTCCGTGCGAGCCGGTCCAAGCCGAGCGGCGCGGTCGACGCC
Protein-coding sequences here:
- a CDS encoding MFS transporter, which gives rise to MPETTVETQGGPAAPRTLRVKSHTRFLVLGLIFIITVINYADRSNMSIAGADMTKSLGITPVQLGFIFSAFSWAYVVGQLPGGYLLDRFGAKRMYGWSLVLWSAATLVVGFVGLVSTPVLVTVGVLFALRLVLGIVEAPAFPANARITTMWFPTRERGQATAVFNSAQYLATAMFAPIMGWMTFQFGWRWGFFALGIAGVVLGLVWFRWMDVPSKHRRVSPSEIEAIREGGGLVDLDEKKSLAASRSTLTRHQFGQLFTSRMFWGLYVAQYAVNALTYFFTTWFPIYLVSARHLNILQAGFIAAIPALAGFLGGMLGGFVSDLMLRRGVSLTAARKIPSVVGMLLAMLICICPFTDSTPLIVALMTLAFFGKGVAALGWAFATDMAPKEANSVSGSIMNAIGNIAGIVTPIVIGFAISATGSFDIALWFVGAHGAVALVGYAIMGRVKRLEFSARPA
- a CDS encoding FadR/GntR family transcriptional regulator, with amino-acid sequence MSPDSPRRPLGASLTDGVVDRLTGRIVDGGFAPGDKLPSEGELMEQFAVSRTVVREALSRLQAAGLVETYRGRGTFVLARPSEEVFSIEAGSVRTVPERLELLDFRIAVEVEAASLAAQRRTPEQLDAIARALDLFRASRSKPSGAVDADFRFHTAIAAAASNRYYAELLTSLGPTIIAMPQTRLRAAEGPERDAHFDRVTYEHESIYAAIERGDPAGAAAAVRTHLANSRQRLALGPDLG
- a CDS encoding FAD-binding oxidoreductase, yielding MTLNIEATEEAMRTDTRAFAAHPRASFDPAARAAAATDRSGYEPPTLPDAVVHAESVDDVVQALELAHAHQLPVVPRGAGTGLAGGASAEAGEVVLDVSRMNRILSIDPVEMVAVVEPGVLNAEVNAAAAEFGLFYAPDPASTAICSIGGNIATNAGGMWCAKYGVTRESVLGLRVVLADGRILRTGRSTIKGVTGYDLNALFIGSEGTLGVVVEATLRLRPRPVRTETLAAYFPDVEAAGRAASAITAARIQPSILELMDGPTLDAVDRAEGTGHRALGGAFLLAQTDGYGAHLELDAIAEAIGPYASSLHRAADAAEAEALVKARRDAIPSLEKLGRVSIGDIAVPRNRLAEAFAGLEEIAARTGTRIFSVAHAADGNLHPMIVVDPAESITSGPAKAALGDMFHLARRLGGTLTGEHGVGVLKREWVGEELGETSRTLQQAIKGALDPAGTLNPGKAI
- a CDS encoding Re/Si-specific NAD(P)(+) transhydrogenase subunit alpha translates to MRVGIPRERLVGEKRVAATPESVRQLAGLGLDVAIESGAGASAGHADAEYAEAGAEVVAALDLRGIDLLAHVRPLHPVTAAGLPSGAMTVGLASPSTELPTVRALTDARITAFALELVPRISRAQSMDALTSQALVTGYRCVLEAAIRFPRFFPLYMTAAGTIPPAKVLVLGAGVAGLQAIGTAKRLGARVSANDIRPASADEVASMGGTFIRLDLEGAEASGGYARELTADRGALQRELLAPHVADADVLITTAAVPGRRAPLLVTRGMVAGMKSGSVVVDMAAESGGNVEGSLPGEDVAVATADGAGEVTVVGLKDAASAMAADASRLYAKNVANFIALLVPRADGEVLPDFDDEVVAGACLTHDGEVWHAPTAEALAALATARAVPRESEDTEDTEEGVG
- a CDS encoding NAD(P)(+) transhydrogenase (Re/Si-specific) subunit beta, which produces MTASAVIDPTWTALLYLVAAVCFILALKGLSSPKHARRGNAVGALGAVVALVTVFLSSRLENIPWILAAIAVGAAIAAPVARRVKMTQMPQLVALFNGVGGGAAALVALLELPHAGGPDGGWIRLAIVFTLLIGAVSFAGSAVTFAKLQELMTTRPVTFLGLPFLMGAVLLAALIAAGAVVAVPLSDTSVTLAVVLLALGLVAGVLLVLPVGGADVPIVISLLNAFTGIAVAASGLVLGNVLLVVAGTLVGASGTILTRLMAAAMGRSVTHIMFGAFQGGSTAGSTAVSDRPVRSSNAEDVAVLLGYAQKVIIVPGYGLAVAQGQHTAAELAQALEARGIDVEFAIHPVAGRMPGHMNVLLAEANVPYESLKEMSEINGEFRQTDVALVVGANDVVNPAAKSTPGSPIYGMPILEVGDARQVVFLKRSMRPGFAGIENELLYEPQTTLLFGDAKDSLAKVLTAVKAL
- a CDS encoding NAD(P) transhydrogenase subunit alpha → MGGVEVLTILVFAVFVGFEVVSKVSSILHTPLMSGANAIHGIILVGAIVVAGQAEDGWVLAVALLAVVLATANLVGGFVVTDRMLEMFRGRRPAARGTAARGEGGEGTK
- a CDS encoding L-talarate/galactarate dehydratase yields the protein MTLTAADSPGFANPLAALSGGEATLDAIRHVRLSSLTLPLATPISDAKVLTGRQKPMTEIVFLFAEMITEQGHSGVGFSYSKRAGGTAQYAHAREIAENLIGEDPNDIGRIYEKLLWAGASVGRSGVATQAIAALDIALYDLKAKRAGLPLAKLLGGYRDSVRTYNTSGGFLQAPIEEVKERASRSLAEGIGGIKIKVGHPDHRVDLARVTAVREHLGPGVPLMVDANQQWDRAAAIRMGRAFEEFDLTWIEEPLDAYDAAGHAQLAASLDTPIATGEMLSSVAEHLALIEHRSVDIIQPDAPRIGGITPFLRLAALADQAGLQLAPHFAMEIHLHLAAAYPREPWVEHFEWLNPLFNERLETRAGRMIVPSRPGLGFTLSDQARAWTTDTVEFGVK